The proteins below come from a single Roseiflexus sp. RS-1 genomic window:
- a CDS encoding acyl-CoA dehydrogenase family protein has product MEYELPEDLRLLRQTVREFANKEIAPIAREIDEEERVPFEMLRKAADLGLLGVPFPEAYGGSDAGITGYCVLLEEINRKCASTGTILGAHVQLCSMSIHLAGTPDQKERYLRPLIEGRKWGAWALTEPNAGSDAAHIRTTAVRDGDFWVLNGSKMWITNGSFADVIVVFASTDPGAGPRGITAFIVEKDFPGFKVGKVEPKMGLRASHTASIFFEDCRVPASNVLGEVGRGYALALQTLDIGRCGLGAACLGAAKEAYELSLKYAVERQQFGRPIADFQAIQFKLADMAVKIYTMEQIVYDCAKKVDRGETARLESSIVKLYCTDSLAWILDEAIQIHGGMGFSRELPLERMYRDARVFRIYEGTNEIQRYVIASELLKTVGYKVRLY; this is encoded by the coding sequence ATGGAGTATGAACTTCCCGAAGATCTCCGGTTGTTGCGACAGACCGTCCGCGAGTTTGCCAACAAGGAGATCGCCCCGATCGCCCGCGAGATCGACGAAGAAGAGCGGGTTCCGTTCGAGATGTTGCGTAAAGCCGCCGATCTTGGTCTGCTTGGCGTTCCCTTTCCCGAAGCATACGGCGGTTCCGATGCCGGGATTACGGGGTACTGCGTCCTGCTCGAAGAAATAAACCGCAAATGCGCATCGACAGGAACGATCCTGGGTGCGCATGTCCAGCTCTGTTCGATGTCGATCCATCTCGCGGGGACGCCAGACCAGAAGGAGCGCTACCTGCGCCCGCTGATCGAAGGTCGCAAGTGGGGCGCGTGGGCATTGACCGAACCGAACGCTGGCAGCGACGCCGCCCATATTCGCACCACCGCCGTGCGCGATGGCGATTTCTGGGTGCTCAACGGCAGCAAGATGTGGATCACCAACGGCTCGTTCGCTGATGTGATCGTTGTCTTTGCCAGCACCGATCCGGGCGCCGGTCCGCGCGGCATTACCGCGTTCATTGTTGAGAAGGACTTCCCCGGTTTCAAGGTCGGCAAAGTCGAGCCGAAGATGGGATTGCGCGCATCGCATACCGCTTCGATCTTCTTCGAAGATTGTCGCGTGCCGGCGTCAAACGTGCTCGGCGAAGTCGGGCGCGGGTATGCGCTCGCGCTCCAGACGCTCGACATCGGGCGCTGTGGGTTGGGCGCCGCCTGTCTTGGCGCAGCGAAGGAAGCGTATGAACTGTCGCTCAAGTACGCTGTCGAACGGCAGCAGTTTGGTCGCCCAATCGCCGATTTTCAGGCGATCCAGTTCAAACTGGCCGACATGGCGGTAAAAATCTACACGATGGAGCAGATCGTGTACGATTGCGCGAAGAAGGTGGATCGCGGCGAAACCGCGCGACTCGAGTCAAGCATCGTCAAACTGTACTGCACCGACTCGCTGGCATGGATCCTCGACGAAGCCATCCAGATCCACGGCGGCATGGGCTTCTCGCGCGAACTGCCGCTTGAGCGCATGTACCGCGATGCGCGCGTCTTCCGCATCTACGAAGGCACCAACGAAATTCAGCGGTATGTCATTGCCAGCGAACTGCTGAAGACGGTGGGTTACAAGGTGCGCCTGTACTGA
- a CDS encoding S1 family peptidase, which translates to MHTRLQHIILIIGLFSLSGFVLSAIGARAAEPPSTIPPNVVGGTPVAPGDYPWLVGLLNASVQDEAAVFCGGALIDDGAPTASSQWVLTAAHCLVINGEVVSPSAIEVLAGQPDLTQVQPEQRHPVADIIVHPLYIYGYAPVNDIALLRLAAPVNVGNTLPVATPADAAFFAPGVDAQIAGWGNLLPQTGVQQPDIAHKAVVKIVDDATCNARYDRALGSEHLCAGNMPDGGVDTCQGDSGGPLMVVKGSTLIHAGIVSFGQGCAWPHFPGVYARTATYAGWINAVINDQPHVDVIQEGPYPIWPGEDVPDPTLFHISTAAPGEPFTYTLRVANTGMQVLDTLTITATLPGGASLIAINDGGIVADPVITWTATDLAPGEVIERSYVVSATTSVTTGPYGVMAISGSTTVTSSGRLPITTLINTPRLHLRTFAESEVEVGSVFGQLFLLVNFGQGNGAGVTTPIDVRAKIPPGAGIVAINSGSIVGDEARWQISGLSGGGSVFLGMDVRAGAVGSVFRITDYRAQIGSATPTLGATASQTVVNEARRYLPLIAR; encoded by the coding sequence ATGCACACACGTCTTCAACACATCATCCTCATCATTGGTCTGTTCTCGCTGTCTGGTTTTGTTTTGTCCGCCATAGGGGCGCGCGCTGCAGAACCGCCATCCACCATTCCGCCGAATGTCGTCGGCGGCACACCGGTTGCACCGGGGGATTACCCATGGCTCGTCGGGTTGCTCAATGCCAGCGTGCAGGATGAGGCTGCCGTCTTCTGCGGCGGTGCGCTGATCGACGACGGCGCTCCGACCGCCAGTTCCCAATGGGTGCTTACGGCAGCGCACTGTCTGGTTATTAACGGTGAGGTTGTGTCGCCGTCAGCGATCGAGGTGCTTGCCGGTCAGCCTGATTTGACGCAGGTTCAGCCGGAACAACGGCATCCGGTTGCAGACATTATTGTGCATCCGCTTTATATCTACGGATATGCGCCTGTCAACGATATTGCGTTGCTCCGCCTGGCTGCACCGGTGAACGTGGGGAACACCCTGCCTGTCGCCACTCCCGCTGATGCTGCATTCTTTGCACCCGGCGTCGATGCGCAGATCGCCGGGTGGGGCAATCTCCTGCCGCAGACCGGCGTTCAGCAACCGGACATTGCACACAAGGCGGTCGTCAAGATCGTGGATGACGCCACATGCAATGCGCGGTATGATCGCGCGCTGGGTAGTGAGCATCTCTGCGCGGGCAATATGCCGGATGGCGGCGTTGACACCTGTCAGGGCGACAGCGGCGGTCCGCTTATGGTAGTGAAAGGCAGCACCCTGATCCACGCCGGTATTGTCAGTTTTGGTCAGGGGTGCGCCTGGCCCCATTTCCCCGGCGTTTATGCGCGCACAGCAACCTATGCTGGCTGGATCAATGCGGTCATCAACGACCAACCGCACGTTGATGTCATACAGGAGGGTCCGTATCCTATCTGGCCCGGTGAGGATGTTCCCGACCCCACGTTGTTCCATATCTCGACTGCTGCGCCAGGCGAGCCGTTTACGTATACGCTACGGGTCGCCAACACCGGTATGCAGGTCCTCGATACGCTGACCATTACTGCCACATTGCCCGGCGGCGCCAGTCTGATCGCCATTAACGACGGTGGAATCGTCGCAGATCCTGTTATCACCTGGACTGCGACCGATCTGGCGCCCGGCGAGGTGATCGAGCGCTCGTATGTCGTCTCTGCCACCACAAGCGTCACGACCGGTCCGTATGGGGTGATGGCGATCAGCGGCTCAACAACGGTAACGTCGTCCGGGCGTTTGCCGATCACGACGCTGATCAATACACCGCGGCTGCACCTTCGCACATTTGCTGAATCAGAGGTGGAAGTCGGATCGGTCTTTGGACAACTCTTCCTGCTGGTCAATTTTGGGCAGGGTAATGGAGCGGGCGTGACAACGCCCATAGATGTGCGCGCAAAGATTCCCCCTGGCGCCGGCATTGTGGCTATCAATAGTGGATCGATCGTTGGCGACGAGGCGCGCTGGCAGATTTCAGGGTTAAGCGGGGGGGGTTCCGTGTTTCTGGGTATGGATGTGCGCGCCGGAGCTGTTGGCAGCGTCTTCCGCATCACCGATTACCGGGCGCAGATCGGCAGTGCGACACCCACTCTCGGCGCAACCGCAAGCCAGACAGTCGTCAACGAAGCACGCCGTTATCTCCCCCTGATAGCCCGCTGA
- the mraZ gene encoding division/cell wall cluster transcriptional repressor MraZ, which yields MFLGEYEHTIDDKGRLAIPARFRDALNEGVVITRGFDKCLMGFPRSVWEELARQVSSLPIGSEETRQLQRMLFSGAADMTLDRQGRILIPQNLREFAELGDQAIIAGLNRHFEIWAPRRWQNVLSAMDANASLFAQKLAELRF from the coding sequence GTGTTTCTGGGTGAATATGAACATACCATCGATGACAAGGGTCGTCTGGCGATACCGGCCCGGTTTCGAGATGCACTCAACGAGGGGGTGGTAATCACGCGCGGTTTTGATAAATGTTTGATGGGATTCCCGCGCAGCGTCTGGGAAGAACTGGCGCGCCAGGTGAGCAGTCTGCCGATTGGCAGCGAAGAGACACGCCAGTTGCAGCGCATGTTGTTTTCGGGCGCCGCCGACATGACGCTCGACCGGCAGGGACGCATTCTTATTCCGCAGAACCTGCGTGAGTTTGCCGAACTCGGCGATCAGGCGATCATCGCCGGTCTGAACCGGCACTTCGAGATCTGGGCGCCGCGTCGCTGGCAGAATGTGTTGAGCGCTATGGATGCAAATGCGAGCCTGTTCGCGCAGAAACTGGCGGAGTTGCGGTTTTGA
- the rsmH gene encoding 16S rRNA (cytosine(1402)-N(4))-methyltransferase RsmH: MEYHHTPVLLAEVVAGLLPRPGGRYIDGTVGGGGHAAAILEASSPDGRLLGIDCDPAALAAAAARLAPYGDRVTLVRGSFREIGQLAATSGFVQVEGVVLDLGVSSYQLDTPERGFSFQAHAPLDMRLDPDAPVTAAHLVNNLPEQELADLIFRYGEERGSRRIARAIVEARQRKPVTTTDELAAIVTRALGGQRGRIHPATRTFQALRIAVNNELASLEAALPQIIDLLAPGGRMAIIAFHSLEDRIVKHTLRAEAQAGRLHIITRKPVEASIEEQRANPRSRSARLRVAERVS; the protein is encoded by the coding sequence TTGGAATACCATCACACACCAGTATTGCTTGCAGAGGTGGTCGCCGGGCTGTTGCCGCGCCCTGGCGGTCGATATATCGATGGAACGGTCGGCGGCGGCGGTCATGCTGCGGCGATCCTGGAGGCATCGTCGCCCGACGGTCGTCTGCTGGGGATTGACTGTGACCCGGCGGCGCTGGCTGCGGCAGCGGCGCGACTGGCGCCATACGGTGATCGGGTGACGCTTGTGCGCGGCAGCTTTCGGGAGATCGGACAACTGGCAGCGACATCCGGTTTTGTGCAGGTGGAGGGTGTGGTGCTCGATCTGGGGGTCTCATCGTATCAACTCGACACGCCAGAGCGGGGATTTTCGTTTCAGGCGCACGCTCCGCTCGACATGCGGCTTGATCCCGACGCGCCGGTGACGGCAGCGCATCTGGTCAACAACCTGCCGGAACAGGAACTTGCCGACCTGATCTTTCGCTATGGCGAGGAACGCGGTTCGCGCCGCATCGCACGCGCAATTGTCGAAGCGCGGCAGCGCAAACCGGTGACGACCACCGATGAACTGGCGGCGATCGTCACTCGGGCGCTGGGCGGGCAGCGCGGCAGAATTCATCCGGCGACGCGCACATTTCAGGCGTTGCGGATTGCGGTCAACAACGAACTGGCAAGCCTGGAAGCGGCATTGCCGCAGATTATCGACCTGCTGGCGCCAGGCGGGAGAATGGCAATCATTGCATTTCACTCGCTGGAGGATCGGATTGTGAAGCACACGCTGCGCGCCGAAGCGCAAGCCGGGCGTCTGCATATCATCACACGCAAGCCGGTCGAAGCCAGTATTGAAGAACAACGCGCCAACCCGCGCAGTCGCAGCGCCAGGTTGCGAGTAGCGGAACGGGTGTCGTAA
- a CDS encoding peptidoglycan D,D-transpeptidase FtsI family protein, giving the protein MAVRTTRSTVVNRTPARRSATPIRPITISRWRLNLILLIAVLIIVRVAVHLGSIQTGQVRVGGRTLAEMARAEVYQSLPIPAPRGVIRDSKGNVLALDVDLQSLYVVPSLIDQKQAPRLALTLSGLLGVPSPDILAAMQNTSRYQVRIKRWLEPEIAERIIALDEPGLLLQYEPRRVYPQQTFAAHVVGAVNFEHVGISGIEGYYDTLLRGSTGVITAEVDSQRNPIWIAPQEVQPATPGVDLQLTIDPTVQHIIETELKKAVDDHNADGGVVIVMDPRTGAILGMASYPTFDPNRYVEYAPEMYNLNPAVGTQYEPGSTFKIFTVAAGLQTRAFTADTVVDDPGSVYRYGWRLSNWNGAGNGPVNPEKVLYYSSNVGALQLAELIGADRFYAMLNEFGFGRPTGIDIAGEAAGMVQTPARQGWSPLVLDTNGYGQGIAVTPLQLVRMVAAIGNDGKLMRPYVVERRCRGDDCVITQPKQIGQPIEPGVAWTVRRMLVKSANHYAPVVWAGMTGHYRDTWLVPGYEVCAKTGTSSIPDGRGGYVADATIGSVAGLAPAEHARFAILVKVDRPRDDYWAVRTAIPLFQSIATQLLQYARIAPDMGLVDPGQTVGGRLNR; this is encoded by the coding sequence ATGGCTGTCCGCACCACGCGCAGCACGGTTGTCAATCGCACGCCAGCGCGACGCAGCGCCACACCGATCCGTCCGATCACGATCAGTCGCTGGCGGCTGAACCTGATCCTGCTGATCGCTGTGCTGATCATTGTGCGCGTGGCGGTGCATCTGGGCAGCATTCAGACCGGGCAGGTGCGGGTTGGCGGACGCACGCTGGCAGAGATGGCGCGCGCCGAGGTGTACCAAAGCCTGCCGATCCCTGCGCCGCGCGGCGTTATTCGCGACAGCAAAGGAAACGTCCTGGCGCTCGATGTCGATCTCCAGAGTCTGTATGTCGTACCGTCGCTGATCGATCAGAAGCAGGCGCCGCGCCTGGCGCTGACCCTTTCCGGTCTGCTGGGCGTTCCGTCGCCCGACATTCTGGCAGCGATGCAGAACACATCGCGCTATCAGGTGCGTATCAAACGCTGGCTCGAACCGGAGATCGCCGAACGCATCATAGCGCTCGACGAACCTGGACTGCTGCTCCAGTACGAACCGCGCCGCGTCTACCCGCAACAGACCTTCGCCGCCCACGTGGTCGGCGCAGTCAATTTCGAGCATGTCGGCATCAGCGGCATCGAAGGGTACTACGATACCCTGCTGCGCGGCAGCACCGGCGTCATTACGGCGGAAGTCGACTCGCAGCGCAACCCGATCTGGATCGCGCCGCAGGAAGTTCAACCGGCTACACCGGGCGTCGATCTCCAGTTGACCATCGATCCCACCGTGCAGCACATTATCGAGACCGAACTGAAAAAAGCGGTCGATGACCACAACGCCGACGGCGGCGTGGTGATCGTGATGGACCCGCGCACCGGCGCGATCCTTGGCATGGCCAGTTATCCGACATTCGATCCGAACCGCTATGTCGAGTACGCACCGGAAATGTACAACCTGAACCCGGCTGTCGGGACGCAGTACGAGCCGGGTTCGACCTTCAAGATCTTTACGGTTGCCGCCGGGTTGCAGACGCGCGCGTTTACCGCTGATACGGTCGTCGATGATCCCGGTAGCGTCTATCGCTATGGATGGCGGCTGTCGAACTGGAACGGGGCGGGGAACGGTCCTGTCAACCCGGAAAAGGTGCTCTACTACTCGAGCAATGTCGGTGCGCTGCAACTCGCGGAACTGATCGGCGCCGATCGCTTCTACGCGATGCTGAACGAGTTCGGTTTTGGACGTCCCACCGGTATCGACATTGCCGGTGAAGCGGCGGGCATGGTGCAGACGCCAGCGCGACAGGGCTGGAGTCCGCTGGTGCTCGATACCAACGGATATGGTCAGGGGATTGCCGTGACGCCGCTTCAACTGGTGCGCATGGTGGCTGCGATCGGCAACGATGGCAAACTCATGCGCCCATACGTGGTCGAACGGCGCTGTCGCGGCGATGATTGCGTCATTACCCAGCCCAAACAGATCGGGCAACCGATCGAGCCGGGAGTGGCATGGACGGTGCGCCGCATGCTGGTGAAATCCGCCAACCATTATGCACCGGTTGTCTGGGCGGGCATGACCGGTCACTACCGTGATACATGGCTCGTGCCCGGCTATGAAGTATGCGCCAAGACCGGCACATCGTCGATCCCGGACGGACGCGGCGGGTATGTCGCCGATGCGACGATTGGATCGGTCGCCGGGCTTGCGCCAGCCGAGCATGCACGTTTCGCCATTCTGGTGAAAGTTGACCGCCCGCGCGATGATTACTGGGCGGTGCGCACCGCGATCCCGCTCTTCCAGTCGATAGCGACGCAACTGCTCCAGTATGCACGGATCGCCCCCGATATGGGACTGGTCGATCCAGGGCAGACGGTGGGCGGGCGTCTCAACCGGTAG
- a CDS encoding UDP-N-acetylmuramoyl-tripeptide--D-alanyl-D-alanine ligase → MLQLDEVLRGVQAEADRRKPSLPPALMQVAFSEAVIDSRQATSECLFVALRGERVDGHEFLADAAARGARGALVRRDKLSNLSLERPYAVIDPVTGEGLEQATPDSVLLIAVDDPQAALNRLAAYHRGKYHPVVIGVTGSVGKTSTKEVTASVLQRSFRTLKSPRSYNSEASLPIVLLKLTADHQVAVLEMGMYGPGEIAHLAALARPRLGIVTNVGPSHLERMGSIEAIQRAKSELPQALPDDGFAILNIDDLRVRAMAEVTRARPFFYGLDPAADLWADSIESRGLQGISFRVHYQGDAFYLTLPLLGRHSVHTALAAASAGLLLGMEWEAIIAGLRDESAQLRLLAVPGVNQTTLIDDTYNASPASMLAALNLLAELEGRRIAILGDMLELGSVEEEAHRRVGARVAEVARFLITVGRRARWIADEALQAGMAPDQVWSVDDNDEAADLAMSCLAPGDIVLIKGSRGMLMESIVARLQQRRP, encoded by the coding sequence GTGTTGCAACTGGACGAAGTGCTGCGTGGCGTGCAGGCGGAAGCGGATCGGCGCAAGCCGTCGCTGCCGCCCGCACTGATGCAGGTCGCCTTCAGCGAAGCGGTGATCGATTCGCGGCAGGCGACGTCGGAGTGCCTGTTCGTCGCCCTGCGCGGCGAGCGGGTCGATGGCCACGAGTTTCTGGCGGACGCGGCAGCGCGTGGTGCACGCGGCGCCCTGGTGCGCCGCGACAAACTGTCGAACCTGTCGCTCGAACGTCCTTATGCGGTGATCGATCCGGTCACCGGAGAAGGACTCGAACAGGCGACACCCGATAGTGTGCTGCTGATCGCTGTCGATGATCCGCAGGCGGCGCTGAACCGACTGGCAGCCTATCACCGGGGGAAGTATCACCCCGTCGTGATCGGCGTCACCGGAAGCGTGGGTAAAACCTCGACGAAAGAGGTGACTGCCAGCGTGCTCCAGCGCAGCTTTCGCACCTTAAAAAGTCCAAGAAGTTACAACAGCGAGGCGTCATTGCCCATCGTGCTGCTCAAACTGACCGCCGACCATCAGGTGGCAGTGCTGGAAATGGGCATGTACGGTCCGGGTGAGATCGCGCATCTGGCGGCTCTTGCCCGGCCACGCCTCGGAATCGTGACCAATGTCGGACCTTCGCACCTTGAGCGGATGGGGAGCATCGAAGCGATCCAACGCGCCAAAAGCGAGTTGCCGCAGGCGCTGCCCGACGATGGGTTTGCAATCCTCAACATCGATGACCTGCGGGTGCGCGCAATGGCGGAGGTGACGCGCGCCCGCCCATTCTTCTATGGTCTCGACCCGGCAGCGGATCTCTGGGCGGATTCGATCGAAAGTCGTGGGTTGCAGGGGATCAGTTTTCGGGTGCATTATCAGGGTGACGCTTTCTATCTGACGCTCCCGTTGCTGGGACGGCACAGCGTTCATACGGCGCTCGCTGCGGCGTCCGCCGGGTTGCTGCTCGGCATGGAGTGGGAAGCGATTATTGCCGGGCTGCGCGACGAAAGCGCCCAACTCAGGCTTCTGGCTGTGCCCGGCGTCAATCAGACAACGCTGATCGACGATACATACAATGCATCGCCAGCCTCGATGCTGGCGGCGCTCAACCTGCTGGCGGAACTCGAAGGGCGGCGCATCGCCATTCTGGGCGATATGCTCGAATTGGGAAGCGTCGAAGAAGAGGCACACCGCAGGGTTGGAGCGCGTGTTGCCGAAGTTGCCCGGTTTCTGATCACGGTTGGACGGCGGGCGCGCTGGATCGCCGATGAGGCGCTTCAGGCAGGTATGGCGCCCGACCAGGTGTGGAGCGTGGACGATAACGATGAAGCGGCAGACCTGGCGATGTCCTGCCTGGCGCCCGGCGATATCGTGTTGATCAAGGGGTCGCGCGGTATGCTGATGGAGAGTATTGTGGCGCGATTGCAGCAGCGTCGTCCGTGA
- the mraY gene encoding phospho-N-acetylmuramoyl-pentapeptide-transferase: MARALLLAAAAFILTLATGGYWIRFLRRHRIGKQIRLEGPQSHLVKTGTPTMGGIIILLPVIVLTVAFNLIDRWSILLPLAVLVAFAILGAIDDYMSLVGSRSKTYGFTPHTKMALMLLISFGAALALYLPPPFGLANFGQVRVPFVGQFDIGLWFIPFAMLIIVGTSNAVNLTDGLDSLAGWNLTLAFAAYGVITFLNGEFINLMAFCFTLVGACAAFLWYNAHPAQVFMGDLGSLSLGAVLGVIALQSQQWLLLPVVGLVFVAEALSVIIQVGYFKWTKRRTGVGRRVFKMSPLHNHFELLGWSETQVMQRFVLVGMVAALVGISLALTINDAQRARMTVERPAVTVER; the protein is encoded by the coding sequence ATGGCACGAGCGCTGCTGCTGGCGGCAGCCGCCTTTATCCTGACCCTCGCAACGGGCGGATACTGGATCCGCTTCCTGCGCCGCCATCGGATTGGTAAGCAGATTCGCCTCGAAGGACCGCAGAGTCACCTGGTCAAAACCGGTACGCCAACGATGGGCGGGATCATCATCCTGCTGCCGGTCATCGTTCTGACCGTGGCGTTCAACCTGATCGATCGCTGGTCGATCCTGCTGCCGCTTGCAGTCCTGGTTGCGTTTGCCATCCTCGGCGCAATTGATGATTATATGTCGCTGGTTGGGAGTCGATCGAAGACCTATGGGTTTACGCCGCACACCAAAATGGCGTTGATGCTGCTGATCTCCTTTGGCGCTGCGCTGGCGCTCTACCTGCCGCCGCCGTTCGGTCTGGCAAACTTTGGGCAGGTGCGCGTTCCGTTTGTCGGGCAGTTCGACATCGGTCTGTGGTTCATTCCGTTTGCCATGCTGATCATTGTCGGTACGAGCAATGCGGTGAACCTTACCGATGGTCTCGATAGTCTGGCAGGCTGGAATCTGACGCTGGCATTCGCTGCCTATGGGGTGATCACCTTCCTGAACGGCGAGTTCATCAACCTGATGGCGTTCTGCTTCACGCTCGTCGGTGCGTGTGCGGCATTTCTGTGGTACAACGCGCATCCGGCGCAGGTGTTCATGGGTGATCTGGGTTCGCTCTCACTGGGGGCGGTGCTGGGCGTGATTGCCCTTCAGTCGCAGCAGTGGCTGCTGTTGCCGGTCGTCGGTCTGGTGTTCGTCGCCGAAGCGCTCTCGGTCATCATCCAGGTTGGCTATTTCAAATGGACGAAACGGCGCACCGGCGTTGGACGTCGGGTGTTCAAAATGTCGCCGCTGCACAACCACTTTGAACTGCTCGGCTGGAGCGAAACGCAGGTGATGCAGCGCTTCGTGCTGGTAGGCATGGTGGCGGCGCTGGTCGGCATATCGCTGGCGCTGACGATCAATGATGCGCAACGGGCGCGGATGACGGTCGAACGTCCGGCGGTGACGGTGGAGCGGTAA
- the murD gene encoding UDP-N-acetylmuramoyl-L-alanine--D-glutamate ligase, which produces MQLAGKRALVMGLGVHGGGTGVARFLALQGADVTVTDLRGPDDLRASLDALAGLPIRFVLGEHRDDDFRRAEIVVRNPAVPPNSRYLQIARAAGATIEMEMTIFFRLCPGPILGVTGTKGKTTTTLLLGAMLREQFPDTVIAGNLRISALEQLPTITATTPVVLELSSFALEGLGEAGLSPKIACITTIAPDHLDRHGTMEAYILAKEQIWRHQRPGDAVALNADSPIIRAMAVVEQRPDDVVWFASAAHPALAHAGRAAFWQGDELVWRDHRGGRHVICTRDDVQLRGTHNLGNIAAATAAACSFGVAPDHIRRAVQTFPGVEHRLELVRELDGVRYVNDTAATAPEAAIAALRTFDDPIVLIAGGADKQLPFDDLAREIAGRVKAVVLVDGTATPKLQRALRLVDPSVDVCGPFDDFERAVIAARHIAAPGDIVLLSPGCASFGMFRNEFHRGEAFRRIVESFT; this is translated from the coding sequence ATGCAACTGGCAGGCAAGCGCGCGCTGGTTATGGGGCTTGGCGTTCACGGCGGCGGAACAGGCGTGGCACGATTCCTCGCCTTGCAAGGCGCCGATGTGACGGTCACCGATCTGCGCGGACCCGATGACCTGCGCGCGTCGCTCGATGCGCTCGCCGGTCTGCCAATCCGTTTCGTGTTGGGCGAACACCGTGACGATGATTTTCGCCGGGCGGAGATTGTAGTCCGCAACCCGGCAGTGCCGCCCAACTCCCGCTACCTCCAGATTGCGCGGGCGGCTGGCGCAACTATCGAAATGGAGATGACCATCTTCTTCCGGCTCTGCCCCGGACCCATCCTCGGCGTTACCGGCACCAAGGGCAAAACGACAACAACCCTCCTGCTCGGCGCTATGCTGCGCGAGCAGTTTCCGGATACCGTGATCGCTGGCAATCTGCGCATTTCGGCGCTCGAACAGCTGCCCACGATCACCGCCACGACCCCCGTGGTGCTGGAACTCTCGTCGTTTGCGCTCGAAGGGTTGGGTGAAGCCGGGCTAAGCCCGAAGATTGCCTGTATCACCACCATTGCGCCAGATCACCTGGACCGGCACGGGACGATGGAAGCGTACATTCTGGCAAAGGAGCAGATCTGGCGACATCAACGACCCGGCGATGCGGTGGCGCTGAATGCCGACTCGCCGATCATCCGCGCGATGGCGGTGGTTGAACAGCGCCCTGACGATGTTGTGTGGTTCGCCAGCGCCGCCCATCCGGCGCTGGCACACGCAGGGCGGGCAGCCTTCTGGCAGGGAGACGAGTTGGTCTGGCGTGATCATCGTGGCGGAAGGCACGTCATCTGCACCCGCGACGACGTGCAACTCCGCGGCACGCACAATCTGGGGAACATTGCTGCGGCAACTGCGGCAGCCTGTTCCTTTGGCGTTGCGCCAGATCATATTCGACGCGCCGTGCAGACGTTTCCCGGCGTCGAACATCGGTTAGAGCTGGTGCGTGAACTTGATGGTGTGCGTTATGTCAACGACACCGCAGCAACAGCGCCCGAAGCAGCGATAGCCGCCCTGCGCACCTTCGATGATCCAATCGTGTTGATCGCTGGCGGCGCTGACAAACAGTTGCCCTTCGATGATCTTGCGCGTGAGATTGCCGGGCGCGTCAAAGCAGTTGTGCTGGTGGACGGAACCGCCACCCCGAAGTTGCAACGGGCTCTGCGTCTGGTTGATCCGTCGGTTGACGTGTGCGGACCATTCGACGACTTTGAGCGAGCGGTTATCGCAGCCCGTCACATTGCTGCACCCGGCGACATTGTGCTGCTTTCGCCAGGATGCGCCAGTTTTGGCATGTTCCGCAACGAATTTCATCGCGGTGAAGCATTTCGCCGCATCGTCGAGAGTTTCACGTGA